aagaaaacgagagACTTCGAGCACGCAACGAACAACTTGAGATCGAAAATAAGTCAATTGTGTCACGCGGCTGGGACTCAGTACTTTCAAATGACGAAAACATTAAGCCAATGGATGAAAGGCGGCCACCGAGCATAACGAAGCCCTTGGCCCAAAAACTGTCACAACTGGTGCAGACCAAAAGTTCCAACACTGGTTCCAGAAGTACAGACAACCCATGGAATCGACATGCCAAAACTGCAATCCCGCCTGTTCCTTATTCTACTCATAACGATGCCCATGGACAGCACTCCCCGAACTTTCGGTCCGCAGATTTACAACGCACTGAGCAAAACCCTCGTTTTCGTCACATTTCCGAAATGTCTAGTGGTAAAGGTAGTAAACCCCCACCTAGCAAGTGGATAGATGGCAACAAAGGTAGCAAGTCTCCCAGTTTTGTGTTGAATCTGCAGGGGGGCTTTCACGGTGGCCACCCTGGGGCTGTTGTGCCCGGAGGCTAGTTTGGCCAATGTCGACAACAATAAGTCAAGATTTATGTGCAACTGGCGAAAGCAGTATGACGACGTTTCCAAGCACTTAGAATACGTTTGGAAGACGCAGTTGCTCTCACATAATAACTTAGAGCTTTCTAGAGCATGATTAATATTTACTATCTTTAGTAGTTGTCATCGAAATTTTGCTACTCAAGAATGGGGATCTAGAAAGATCGTCCACATCTGAAGTTGCAGACAATTCAGAAAGGGATGCTTGGTCCGTGCTATATTACCGCTGTCTTGCACTACAAACGTTCTCGTCGCTCATCCCACAAAAGAAAATCGTACTAAAAAAATAGGTTTGTTTCAGCTTCTAGGCGTCGCTTGGTCTACGGCTGTGGATCGGAGCTATTGTGTGCGGAGAGATATTGCATGTACTTCATTGCGTTGGGTATAGGTACTGACGGCTTTGCCGTTTGATATTGGTTGAAATATGCATACCCAGGTTGAAAAGGATTAAGGTGAGGTGGGAAAGCTCGCAATGAATCAGTAGTGTGGCTCGTTTGTGCGATGTTCGAACAATAAGACGGAGGTAGCGGCGAAGGATTGATCGCAAAAGTAGCAGCTGGTTGGTATTGTACTTTTGAACTCAATCCTTGTTGGACGTAAGCTGGCGTCCAATAATTTGGAGGTCTAAAAGGAGGAATGTAGCCGAAGGTATCATATGGAGCCCCGTTTTGTGAAGAGGTACTCGAGATACCTTGTCCGCAAGTTGATGCAAATTGAAGGCTAGTCAATGCCTCCGAATTTGACTTATCCGCGGTAGAGTCCTGATTTGTTCCATTTGCTGGAGCTCGGAATCCGGGAAGGCCTCCGTCTGGTTGTGATGGGCTCCGTAGCGTCATCGGGATTGAATCACATTCGGAAGACAGCTCTTCAAGCGCGTCGTCAAAATCGGTATCTGATTTCATGAAAGACGTGTCCGAACTAGTCGATGACAAAGTGCTTCGATCAGACAACAGCTCTCGTAACAAAGTTGCGCCAGGGGAGTTAATGGTGACCGATTGGTTGGAGCCGTAGACGTCTGGGCATGACGCGCTCGACGGAGATTTTTCACTTATCGAGGAGCCCGAGTTGGACGGCGATTCTACAGTCCCCTGATCGTCTTCGAGTTCCACAGACCTTTCGCTTTCGCAACCCACACACCCTTCAAACGCGCTCACGAAGCAAGCTGTTGATTCACTTCTCGAATCAATGTGTATAGTTGCCGGAGGAGGACACAGATGGCTTACATCTGCAACTCCGTTCAACGGGAAGGATGTCTGAGAAGAGGTTACTATGCCTTTGGTATTATGTGCGGTCCCGAGTTCTTTGTGGACAGAGAGCAAAGTAGGCAACATTTCTTTTCCGGAGGTAGGAGTCGGTCGTCCCTTTTTTCTGGGAATATGCTCAGATTTACAGTTTTCACAAAGCCATTCCTTTTCAGGTACAACACGGAGGTTTACACAACGAGGATGGTAGGTTTTGTTGCATCGATCGCAAATAAGTAAAAGCCCCCCATCTTGGCAGACAAAGCACGTATCATACTCCAGAGGCTGGCGGCGTAGCAGAGACTTCCGTTTTTGGTAAACGCTGCTCTTGCACTTCCATCGGTAGTAATGAACTATAACCTTCTCCCTTCGCGTCTTCAAGGCGCGGGCAGTAGAATCCATACCATTCCCATCTCCATGGGCATTCGCTGCTAGTCGTTCAAAGATAGATTCAAGTTCTCTACGTTGATCACCGTTCGTGATCTCAATCGACATATCCGGATTTTCGTGGTACATACCGATAAACTCTGTAAGTGCAGCCTTGGTATTGTAGCCACTACGGTGTAGAGCCTCCATGAGCTGGAATGAAACATTCGACTCCttcgccttttccaaaaagccgtcAAGGTCCTGCCCGGACAGTGTCGCCAATCGGGCAAGCTGTGGACTCCAAATTACAACGCCTTGCTCCGATTTTTTAAAATTGTTTGACGGTATTGGTAGTTCTGTGACTTGAAAATTGGGCCCAATACGGCTTCCGGGATTTTCGCAAGGACTATGAAGGTCATCGTCACCGAAATGATTTTGGGAAGGATACGATCGTTTATTGTACTTGTGTGATATTCTTTGAGGGCTAGCGCCCATTCCGCCGCTTCCCGGAGTCCTGAGCCTTTCTTGATAGGGACGAGGGGCCGGCGAATGGAGCATTTGTGATTCGTTACCAATGTTTGCTTCATCGGGCGAGTTGAGATTTCCATGTCGGAGCTCAGAACCGGGACAGACTTTTTCCGTGTACATTGCCTCATTGTGATACCAGTCTTTTGGTGCATCGTGGCGAATTTCCGAGACACTCAACACACACGTATCGATGTCATTCGGAATTTGCGTTGTTATCGATAAAGAAGGAGAGTGTTTTCCGTTCTTCGCAGCAAAATCATTCTTCGATGAGGTAAAGCTTTGTCTGTCAGCGAACAACGCGTTCGGTTGCTTTCCTCCTGTGCCGGATGGATTGATCACCACCGACGATGATGTGAAATCGCTTGCTTTCCCGTTACATGGATCAATTTCGTGTTTCCAATCCATGCTTTTAGACATCTCCCCAACGCCTTGGTTCTGTAGAACGTCAACATCGTCGTAGTGGTCCGTCCCCGTATTTTTGTGATTTCCAGAAAAATTACTGGCCACCGATGAGTCATTCCCACTCAAGACACCGTCTTTGCTTTGAGTGCGTGCATCGTCTTTCATAGTGTTCGACATACGCCGGCGTTTGTTCGCAGTCGGGTACCGCTGGGTCGCACTCATGGTCAAATGTGTTCCGTTCGTTTCGGGCGACCGCTCGGACGAGGGAAGCTCGACGCATTGATTTGTCCGGGACTTTTCCATGGTAAAGAAATTGATGAAAAGCAACCAACTGTTAGAAAGTCAGATTGTACCATACAAAGAGCTTACTGCTAACGCTTTTGGTAATTTGAAACAGCCAGTTTTGCCTGCATTAAAATATGATGTGCGCCATGCCGACAACGCCTAGGAAACCGGCCGCAACAGATAGAGTTACGAGTCCCACCGTCCGTGGACCTGGACTGGTTGTGGCGGCATCGAAGCAAGCCACGTCTAGGAGCATATAGAAACCTTAATGTCACAACTTATAAATAACTGATTTTAATACGCAATATTGTTGTCGGAAACGACACCATTTTAACAGAAACACAATTTATGTTaacgttgactgtaaacagATTTGCGCTCCATTATCCACAGCGCCCAGCTATAATAGCGGAACTACCTAAGGTAAGAAGGATGAAGGCCACGTCCGATCACTGCATTCGTACTCACAGTTTCATAATACAATCCAGAATGACCACGAAACACAGAATACGCAAATCGCTCACTCCATGATTTTTGTTTGCCGCAAATTAATGCAAGAAGTCTGTTTCCTACCAAGTACGTTTAGTCCCGATATAACGTTGATATCTCAAGGCGACAAACGCTTCTACCGTTCCTTACTGCATCGCATCTCGCGCAGCCACTTACAAGTCGCCTTTAAGTTCCAGGCGAGAGCGAGAATCTAGTTGTGCCGGAAAAGAGTATTCCAACTATGCTAATTTGATGTTTTGCCAAAAAAACTTGACAACAGCTCAGCCTCAATAGTTGCGACATTGATCTCCAGTGTCTGAGTGATTGTGCAGCACATGAACTAGCCGATTGGCTGCGTAGCAGACGTCGACTCGACAGCTGGCTTTTTTGATAAGAACGATGTCAAAATCTTGGATGAAGCAGGCGGTTCTTTTCGCTTTTTAGATGGGCTTTTCGAGACCTTTTCGAACAAAGGTTCGCGAGGCTTCACGGCTCTTGGCTCGTTGTCAACGGCTACCGACAAAGTAGCTTTCTTTGTAGAAGATACGGCAGTTAATTGTACCCCAGTCTTTCGCTTCTTACCTGACGTTGATGTCGCCTTGATCGATGGGGTGTCCTGTAAAGCCTTCCTCTCTTTTTCAGTGGGCATAGTTAACGCAGTCGCTAGTGCTTCTGTACCAGGCAGGATTGGCGGGTTCGACGACAAGTCTGCCAAGCCCAACTCCGACTTGGCCGGCTCCTTCACTTGCCAGTAAGCCCCACTGACAGGATGTTTCCGTTTCTCCGCAACAGACTCGAGAATGCGCATGGCTTCCGCGCGGCTCGATGCAATCGACTCGTGAGCTATCAAGAGCTCGTCGACTACACGTTCTTTTGAATTGAGTGTACTATTGTGTACAAATTTCGCAATAGTGCGTAGTACATCTTGTGAATCATTTTCAACAGACTTGAGATCCTCTAGTCCAAGCTTATCGAGTACTTCACCTTTTACCTCCCAATAGATGCCCTTTACAGGgtgcttctttttgtcggcCATGGACTCGAGCACTCGCAATGCATGAGCACGGCTGCTAGTGACGCTTTCATGCGCCTTTCGAAGCTCGTCGACGACCTTGTCTTTCGATGCAAGGGTGCAATTGTGGACAAACTTGGCAACGGTCTTGAAATCGTCCTCGGACATTTCCTGACTTCCCGGTGCCTTGTTACTAGCTTCGGCAGGAGAAGCATCGGAGAAGCTTTCGTCGATCAACTCGGGGGGAAACGCGTCCAAAAATAAATCGCAATCATATAGAACCAATGCCTTATGAGATGCTAAAATACGAGAGGCCTGCCGAACATCCAAGCCCTGAACGCATTTAGCAGCGCAGGAGACATGGGCGTCAACGATAGGTTTGCCATCTCTCGGCGCGATGACATGTACGATTTGTTCCTTCTGTTTCGGACTATCGGCAGCAGCCAAGGCTTTTATACGAAGCCTTCTCGTTTCATCGTCTAATTCGTCATCGATTTCATCGTCGGCAGCCAACCAgccgtcttcgtcgtctcctgcggcttcttcttcctctttgtcttcttcatcatcgtctcccTCGCCGTTCTCCAAATCTTCTCCGATTTCGTCGTCACCTTCTTCCCATTCCGCCTCACTATCGTAGTCGTATTCCAATAGAGTGGTCTCTTTCCGAAACGGTGTCTTTCCCGTCACAATGGAACCTCTTTTACTCCACGTGCCGAAATAGGGTGGCCGAACGTCTTCGTGAAACCGGAGGAATTTATATTTGTTTGGAACGGTTATCGTTTGCTGCTCTGCAAAGGGCTGGGCCCCGAAGGCTCCATTTTCCGGCACTACAGTCACAAAAACCTCCATATTTACCATTTTTGTCCGGCGGTGTCGACTTGCTTTCCAATAGCGTCCATGTCTGCTACACGCTTGAGACTTGGAAGGAACGACCCCTCGTTCCAAAGCAGCACGAAAGGCGACGACATCGAAATGACTTTTCGTTGGCTTGAGAGGAGAAGTGGGAGCAGAGCCCAGTGTCGGCTCCATCTCGCAGTCTACCGCTTCCATCGCTTCGACAAAGGATGTCAAATGCTCATGCGTTGCCTCTTCCGAAGCTTTCTTCGTTGCAGATAAGAAACTCATCAAGCAGGATTTTTGCTTGCGCAATTTGGCTTGTTTCGCTTCCGTAGCCTCACGTGCGGcatcttccttttcctgaAGCTTGCGATCGGCTTCGTCCTTTTTACGCTGCTTTTCCGCCTCGGCTTCGTCTTTTTTCCGTTGTTTTTCCGCGGCAGCTTGTTCTTTGATTCGCTGTTTAGCGGCGGCCGCTTCGGCTTGTTGCGTAGCCTTGGCGACGGACGCCTCCCGTAGCTTTTTCCGCTGGGCCTGTTCCGCGAGTTTGGCCGCTTCTTCGTCCCGGGCGTACTTGAGCAAGCGTGTTTGCTCGAGCACGAGACGAGTGGTGAGcctttcaaattttttggtCGAGGCTGGTTGGGGTGGCGCTGGCTCCCGCAACCACCAGGCGTCCATTTCGGTCAAGACTTGGAGGACTTTGGCACAGCTTTGAAACTCGGCCGCGAGCTTGCGACGCGCGGAACGCGCTTTGAGGACGAGCTTGCGCGAGACGGGTTCCAGCAACTCCGGAACGGTCAATTCCCATCGCCATACGTGATCCGGCCGATCGTCTTCCAGTGCACGGACGGGTGGCGGCGACGGTGCCGCTACCGAATCCCCGTCGCCGGTGACCGAGGCCGCGGACGGGTGTTTTACGTATTGTTTACGGTTGGCCACGAGCGGGATCTTGGCCGTGACGAGAGTGTGGGTAAATACCTTGGTGTTGTAGATTCCATTGAGCTCGTTCGCAACGTATGCCGCCAGCGCTGCCAGCGGCAAAGCACTGCCTTCCACGAGTGCCGCTAGGCATTCTACGGCTGGTTCCGGAAAGTCACTCGATTCCGTGGCTAAAATCTCATCTTTCGACAACGGGGATATTTTGGGCAAGGCCACGGTAAAGTCTTCTTCCGCAATAGTTCGGCAGCGTTGCAACACAGATTGGGCGCGGGCCTGAGCCTGAAGGCGGAGTGAGTCGTATTGCGCCGACGGACGCGTCTGtgtttcgttggtggaatGGACCGTACGGTGGTCGGAAGAGGCCTCTGTGTCTACTTTGGCACGAGGAGGACTCGAGGTATCGAGACGGGCGGAACCGTGGCCTGGTTGCACCATCGCGGCATCGTGTACTGACCGTAAGCTCTGGGTGGTACCCGTGGGCACGATCGTCTTGGTACAACTCTTGTTTGTTCCCACGGTATCAATTGTAAGATCCACGACGGCTGGTTCGTGCGTGTCGGTCGTCAGCGTCTTCCCCCTGGAGCCCCGATCCGTCGTTGATTTTGTGGAGGCCTCCTCGGGTGGAATCGTCGGCGCGTCTTTTGTTGCGGAAGCGaccgttggtggtggtggcgtcGTCGGATCCCGCCGATCGTTCGGTGTGTTGTGATCGAAGCAAGGGAGGAGATTCACACGGCCGAGGCAAATGTCCATGAGGGCCGCCTGCTGGGGTCCGAGTCCGGCACGGGTCCCGACGGAGGATGGCACGACGGGACGAGCGGCGGGAGTGGTAGCCTGGGACTGGGACCGCGCACTGCGGGTATTGGCCttgtttgtcgtcgtcgtcgtcgtcacgggGACGGCGGTGCGGGGCAGGGACGTCGGAGTCGTGGAATCCGTGCGGAGCGTCGTACGGCTCCCACACGCCTTCCGCGGGTTCGTCGGGCGGACGGACGATGGTGATCGTTTCCCAACCGCAAAGAATCCGGCGAGTGtcttttgctgttgtcgaGGCAACGCACTACGGGATGGCTTGGTATCTGTTGGAGTTATTTTGCGGGTTTCCGGAACGCTCCCGCACGGCGTCGCGTCGTCCGCCGCAGCGTTCGACGAGGGCGACGCATTCGCAGCGGAAGTGACGGTGACCACGGAAGCCTTCGATGTTGCAACTGACTTTTGTAGACGTTTGCCTAGTCCGGTGGTGTCGTCCTGGTGTGTTTGGTCATTGTCATCCTCGACGATGTCCAAAGGAACTTCGATGGAGGCAAGGGAAGGCATGTTGTTCACCAACGATCGCGCGCGACTCTGGGGAAGGGTGAACGAAACTGGAGCCGATACGGCGTCGCACTGTCTCGTTGTTTTTTCGTGAGTGCTTGTCTACACAGCGTTTCGGAACCGATGCGTGTGGGGATACTTGGTAGAAGAGTGCAATAGTGGTTGTCGAAACCACCGGGTGCAGTCGTCGTAGCAGTGGGTAGGTAACGAACCTGTCCGAGGAAGGAATAGGTACACACCAAAGACGCGAAGAGTCGGATCCGCATAGGCGACCCACACCGTGGGTGCCGTGTACGAGAGTGTTGCAGGAGAGGGAACGCATCGGATCCGTCCGTCCGCATTGCGAGCGTACGGAACAGGGATGGGTCGGCGCGCATTCGAACCGTCCGCGCCGCGACCTCCTCCCGTTCTTGATTTCGACTTCCGGGTTTTCCGCCTAGTCGTGGAGGGACTAGTTCTTCGGACTGGCCATAAGTTCCGGAAGACGTCCCCGTCTCCCAGTGGCACATTTCCGAACACAACGACATACGGAGTATTTTGAGTCATGCTCCATAAACGTGTTCCGAAACACATATTACCCGACTATTGACTCTGTCAATATGAGGAGTCGATGGAAAATTCACAAACATCAATTCGTCACGGGACGGGAAACCGATGTTTAACATAGCGTGTCAAGGTTCGATAAACGAAAAGAAGCTAGTCTATTCCTTTATCTATATGAGTTGTGAGCCAGTGACCAGCTTCGTTCCAAATCTTGTTCTCCTAACCATCCACAAAAAGACATCAGAAACGCCGAGTGATGTCAGTGCAATCTTTCCACATTTAGGAAGTAGAGAGCCATATGTAGTTTCAGCGGAAGAAGTCACTGGTAATCTTTATAGTCTCTGATTCGTGAATGTCAGTCATAAAGTTCACGATGTGACACGTCGTTACATCTTCAACATGGGTTGTCTATAAGAACTTTTTCTCACTTGGGTCGTGCCCGACATGACCATTGTCCATTCTGCGTCGAACTATAGTACCATTCCAATACGATCCGTGCTCCGCCTCCTATCGGGAGCAGGACACCGCCTTCCGTACGATTCTCACGATTGGGGACGCGACCACCAAAAGGACCTCGTGAGAAACGTGAAAAGTGCTTGGATTTAGAAGTTTCCCTTGCCTTCGCAACGCCGCGAACACGGGTGGCCGGGTAGGTAATCTTACCGATCGACCGGTatttttctgtttttttttaAACGCTCACAAACATTTTCTTGCAATCTTTTGTTGGTTCGATACCATCACAACAGAagaagcaacaacaaaaacagcgGAAAGCCCCACGAGAGTCTGCGTTTCGACATGTCGTATACGCAAGCCCCTCCTCCGCACGGCGATGACCTCCTTCGCTCAACAAGTACCCTCGCGCTCAACAACGTCGGAGTCGCACTCCTAGAGCGATCCTGCTTCCGTCAAGCTATGGGCACTTTCCGGGACGCCCTGGCGAACCTCCAAGACATTAACAGAAGTTTTGCTAAGTTGCGCCTCCAACACGCGACGCACCGCTTGGCCTCTCCCCAAATCGATCTGCCCCGCGAAAGTGCCAACCCACATTCCGACAAACTTCATGCATTCCGTATCGAAACGCTTTCGGACACGGATTCCGTACCAAGCCTGTTGGCCCGCATGACGCAAACATTGGTACCGACGACTGCGCCGCTAGAGCCTTCGCCTTCGTCGTGCGATATCCAGAAAGCATATTCGACCAACTTAGTTCCCCGCACCTTGATCCTATGCCCAATCCGCATGGAACAGATAAATGTAGGAGAAGGTACTAAGCTTGCCGTCCTGCTCTACAACTTTGCGGTGGCGCATCTGTGCTTGGCAGAGACGATCACGACGACCATAGTcagtgatgacgacgatgaggaggaAGGCGACGAAGATACCAACTACCACGAACAGCAAGATATGGACTGTCTCACTTCAGAACAAGATTTTCTGTACGATAACGCCTTGCAGATCTTAAATCACATCAAGGACATGCTATATTCGtggattgccaacgaaagGCGCGCCGATTTTAACATGCCACACGCGTCGGGGGCAACATCCGTGCAACATGTCACGTCGGGAGCCGGCGAAAGCCGATGGTACGGAAATTGTCTCCCGTACCTCTACGCGGCTCCACCGGAAGTTGCCTACTTGCTCGCCGTTGGCTGCGACCCTGGTCGCTTGTTGCGGCAGTTGTTGCAAATATTGGTATGGGACTACACTGGTCACGTGTTCGCGGCCAACGAATTGCACGGTGACGCCGATGCCGCGTTTGAACAGACCTGGTATTTGAGGGAAACGGCGGCTCAGTTGCAAATGTCTTTTTATCAAAACAGCAGCCTCGCGATGACGATGACTCGAAGGGGATGGCGTTTCCCTAATCGCGAAATCAACACTTTTCAGGATCCAATCAGCGTCATCGCAACCGGGACCGCTGATGCAGCATAGGACTTGTGTGGGTTGTCACGAGATCAGCCTTACATTAATGCTGGTCGAAATTCTGACCGTGACGTTTGCCAAAGTCTTGTGGAATGATGAAGACTTAAAATACGTTGATGCAGGACCAGAATCATTAATAATAAATCGGATTCTGTCCTGGTAAATATTTTTATATCTGAAAACTGATGACGTCGTATCATAGAAAATCCGATGATTCAAAAGTAGCTACGAATTTGGACAACACGAACATTAACAAGTGTTTTTGTTGAACCCAGCGCATGGGATCTTGTGATGTACATGTCTGAGAGCGTTATACATAGGGCCGGTTCCAATGAAAACGGGGGGAATGTCAGCGGAGGACAGGCGTTGACCAATCAAGACGATCCCACTACAATGTTGGTCAGTGATAATACAAATGatatttgactgtgaaaaggaTCAATCCTCCATTATCCTACGCGTGAGGGCTTCTTTCCGGATCCGCACTGTCTTTGCAAATCCGCTTACGATCATCAGTTACTATGAAGGTGCGGGTTTGGTACATTCTTTGCGCCTCTAGAAACTAGGAGCGATTTGATATCGGTCAACACGCGGTCCGCCTGGACTCTACAACATATTCATGTCTTGATACAATTCCAAACAAATGTTGCATGTTTTGTGATTCTGTTACGGTTGTGAGGAGTCTTGGCAGGGTTGCCTTGGAAGAATCCAGTTGGACACTGTTTGCCTTGACGAGTCTTCTCGACCTGGTCAACGGCGCCTTGACGACTGCAATGCCACCTAGGAACCTGTAATCATTTTGAAAACGGTATATTCTTCGTTTATGAGCAAGGAAATCTATCTCCAGGAATCGAGGGAGCTTAGGCCAGGACACTTAAGTCTATACAGAGGCATCAAGAAACGCACTTTACATGTAGGGATCAATTTCAAATGAGATTATTTCAGGCTGCTTTCTTTTGACAGAGAATCCATTCAAAGTATGCAACATGAATTTTACTACTACATAGTATGTAATGCGATCCtctgattgactgtgaaaagtCTATGGCTGCTGTTTACGTTTCAGAGGCAAGAAAGCAAGTAGATTGTATGCGTCTTTCATTCTACTTTGCAGTGTGCAACGTCATTGAGACGTTTGATGTGCCACCACGGATATAGAGCTGGCTTGTCTACTCGTCGTGATGACTGTAAGACATAGCAGTCTTCCCAGCTTGGGGCTCTCAATACAGTTGAAGAGGGTCGGCTATACCATTTTTCGGCCAAAG
The genomic region above belongs to Phaeodactylum tricornutum CCAP 1055/1 chromosome 16, whole genome shotgun sequence and contains:
- a CDS encoding predicted protein; translated protein: MEKSRTNQCVELPSSERSPETNGTHLTMSATQRYPTANKRRRMSNTMKDDARTQSKDGVLSGNDSSVASNFSGNHKNTGTDHYDDVDVLQNQGVGEMSKSMDWKHEIDPCNGKASDFTSSSVVINPSGTGGKQPNALFADRQSFTSSKNDFAAKNGKHSPSLSITTQIPNDIDTCVLSVSEIRHDAPKDWYHNEAMYTEKVCPGSELRHGNLNSPDEANIGNESQMLHSPAPRPYQERLRTPGSGGMGASPQRISHKYNKRSYPSQNHFGDDDLHSPCENPGSRIGPNFQVTELPIPSNNFKKSEQGVVIWSPQLARLATLSGQDLDGFLEKAKESNVSFQLMEALHRSGYNTKAALTEFIGMYHENPDMSIEITNGDQRRELESIFERLAANAHGDGNGMDSTARALKTRREKVIVHYYRWKCKSSVYQKRKSLLRRQPLEYDTCFVCQDGGLLLICDRCNKTYHPRCVNLRVVPEKEWLCENCKSEHIPRKKGRPTPTSGKEMLPTLLSVHKELGTAHNTKGIVTSSQTSFPLNGVADVSHLCPPPATIHIDSRSESTACFVSAFEGCVGCESERSVELEDDQGTVESPSNSGSSISEKSPSSASCPDVYGSNQSVTINSPGATLLRELLSDRSTLSSTSSDTSFMKSDTDFDDALEELSSECDSIPMTLRSPSQPDGGLPGFRAPANGTNQDSTADKSNSEALTSLQFASTCGQGISSTSSQNGAPYDTFGYIPPFRPPNYWTPAYVQQGLSSKVQYQPAATFAINPSPLPPSYCSNIAQTSHTTDSLRAFPPHLNPFQPGYAYFNQYQTAKPSVPIPNAMKYMQYLSAHNSSDPQP
- the CAF1-subunit-A gene encoding chromatin assembly factor subunit (Similar to the subunit A of the chromatin assembly factor 1 (CAF1) bringing newly synthesized histones H3 and H4 tetramer to replicating DNA) encodes the protein MCFGTRLWSMTQNTPYVVVFGNVPLGDGDVFRNLWPVRRTSPSTTRRKTRKSKSRTGGGRGADGSNARRPIPVPYARNADGRIRCVPSPATLSYTAPTVWVAYADPTLRVFGVYLFLPRTGSLPTHCYDDCTRWFRQPLLHSSTKYPHTHRFRNACDAVSAPVSFTLPQSRARSLVNNMPSLASIEVPLDIVEDDNDQTHQDDTTGLGKRLQKSVATSKASVVTVTSAANASPSSNAAADDATPCGSVPETRKITPTDTKPSRSALPRQQQKTLAGFFAVGKRSPSSVRPTNPRKACGSRTTLRTDSTTPTSLPRTAVPVTTTTTTNKANTRSARSQSQATTPAARPVVPSSVGTRAGLGPQQAALMDICLGRVNLLPCFDHNTPNDRRDPTTPPPPTVASATKDAPTIPPEEASTKSTTDRGSRGKTLTTDTHEPAVVDLTIDTVGTNKSCTKTIVPTGTTQSLRSVHDAAMVQPGHGSARLDTSSPPRAKVDTEASSDHRTVHSTNETQTRPSAQYDSLRLQAQARAQSVLQRCRTIAEEDFTVALPKISPLSKDEILATESSDFPEPAVECLAALVEGSALPLAALAAYVANELNGIYNTKVFTHTLVTAKIPLVANRKQYVKHPSAASVTGDGDSVAAPSPPPVRALEDDRPDHVWRWELTVPELLEPVSRKLVLKARSARRKLAAEFQSCAKVLQVLTEMDAWWLREPAPPQPASTKKFERLTTRLVLEQTRLLKYARDEEAAKLAEQAQRKKLREASVAKATQQAEAAAAKQRIKEQAAAEKQRKKDEAEAEKQRKKDEADRKLQEKEDAAREATEAKQAKLRKQKSCLMSFLSATKKASEEATHEHLTSFVEAMEAVDCEMEPTLGSAPTSPLKPTKSHFDVVAFRAALERGVVPSKSQACSRHGRYWKASRHRRTKMVNMEVFVTVVPENGAFGAQPFAEQQTITVPNKYKFLRFHEDVRPPYFGTWSKRGSIVTGKTPFRKETTLLEYDYDSEAEWEEGDDEIGEDLENGEGDDDEEDKEEEEAAGDDEDGWLAADDEIDDELDDETRRLRIKALAAADSPKQKEQIVHVIAPRDGKPIVDAHVSCAAKCVQGLDVRQASRILASHKALVLYDCDLFLDAFPPELIDESFSDASPAEASNKAPGSQEMSEDDFKTVAKFVHNCTLASKDKVVDELRKAHESVTSSRAHALRVLESMADKKKHPVKGIYWEVKGEVLDKLGLEDLKSVENDSQDVLRTIAKFVHNSTLNSKERVVDELLIAHESIASSRAEAMRILESVAEKRKHPVSGAYWQVKEPAKSELGLADLSSNPPILPGTEALATALTMPTEKERKALQDTPSIKATSTSGKKRKTGVQLTAVSSTKKATLSVAVDNEPRAVKPREPLFEKVSKSPSKKRKEPPASSKILTSFLSKKPAVESTSATQPIG
- a CDS encoding predicted protein, with product MSYTQAPPPHGDDLLRSTSTLALNNVGVALLERSCFRQAMGTFRDALANLQDINRSFAKLRLQHATHRLASPQIDLPRESANPHSDKLHAFRIETLSDTDSVPSLLARMTQTLVPTTAPLEPSPSSCDIQKAYSTNLVPRTLILCPIRMEQINVGEGTKLAVLLYNFAVAHLCLAETITTTIVSDDDDEEEGDEDTNYHEQQDMDCLTSEQDFLYDNALQILNHIKDMLYSWIANERRADFNMPHASGATSVQHVTSGAGESRWYGNCLPYLYAAPPEVAYLLAVGCDPGRLLRQLLQILVWDYTGHVFAANELHGDADAAFEQTWYLRETAAQLQMSFYQNSSLAMTMTRRGWRFPNREINTFQDPISVIATGTADAA